Genomic DNA from Hordeum vulgare subsp. vulgare chromosome 2H, MorexV3_pseudomolecules_assembly, whole genome shotgun sequence:
ATAGGAAACATAAGTTTATCTAACAACAGAAGAGACAACATTATGGCATGGCCACTTATTTTGGAGGAAATGATTTTTACTTGTGTGGGCAATTTTCCGTCCCTCTGAAATTTCAAATCGATTTTTTTTCAACTAAAAGAAGTAACCCGCCCTCAAAATGAATTTCAGATCGATTCCAACTAAGAAGAGAATTAGCATGGGCTTCCAAGATCTTAGGGTCACATAAGCAAACCAAGTAGGAGTAAGTATGCCATGGTATCAAGATGAAAAGCCTGGTATTGGGCGCATCCGGTGGATGGTGGATGGTGGATGGCGGAAGGCCGGGTGTCATCTGGAATCTTTCATGCTCATCATCAGTTGATCTTTCGCGGGGAAAACAAGATGGGTACAAATACCAGAGGGAATATTATTGGGTCGCCAAGATAAATGGAGGGGGCGAAAGGTTAGATCAAATCCAGCCAAGCAATCCGGATATCCTCAACCTCCCCCTCCATTCCATTGGACCAGAAGCGCACGGCCAAGACccgtccctcccctcccctcccctcccgccgcACCAAGCCCAGGCACCAAACAAAAAACCAATCACCACTCGAGAAAGTTACGCACCAAGAAAATAGCAGGAGGAAAAACAGGCCACTCCTCTGGCTCGTGCGCCTGCGCTCACTCCGAGAAAAGAAAAATCGCCTCACCCAATCCAATCCAGCGCAGCGCAGCGCTGCTGTTCCTGGGATTCGAGAGGGAGCCTGAGCTGCCCGGTTCTTGGCTGGCTCCATGGTTTCTCCGACGTGCCTTTGATCCGAGGACGAGGAGGCTTTCTTGGATAGGTGGTGGTGGTTCTTGGATAGGataggaggggagaggagagaggataGGGTTGTGGGTTGGCCGGCCATGTCGGTGTCGTCCTCGTCTATGTGCGGCGGGGACGCCGGGATGAAGTGCGTGGTGTGGTTCCGGAGGGACCTCAGGGTGGAGGACAACCcggcgctggcggcggcggcgcgcaccGCCGGGGAGGTGGTGCCGGCCTACGtgtggtcgccggaggaggacgGGCCCTACTTCCCCGGCCGCGTGTCGCGCTGGTGGCTCAGCCAGAGCCTCAAGCACCTGGAGGCCTCGCTCCACCGCCTCGGCGCAGGCAAGCTCGTCACCCGGAGGTCGGCCGACTCCGTCGCCGCGCTGCTCCAGCTCGTCCGCGACACCGGCGCCACGCACCTCTTCTTCAACCATCTCTACGGTTTGCTCCCCTTTTTTTTCGGTTCAACATATGCCTTGCTTGTGTCTGCTCGTGCGCGCGTTTTCTATCTGAATAAACAACACAAGAAAATACACTGCTACTCTTGTCGGCCGAGATCTCCTTCTCTTTGTAGACGTTGATGGGcccaagtttgtggtttattaacGCTgttttgcttcaacttctttaccTTGGCTAGATGATACGAAGCAGATTCTTTAAATTTaatttgttgttcttattgtttttgGGCTTGCATCTGATTTTCTCAAGTTGAACCAGATCTGTTATACTATACTACAGTACACAGTAGTACCATGTTATCATGTCATATCACATCTCAATTTATTATGCTTTCCGCTCCGGTGATATGGTACAACTCATGGTGAGTCAATTGGAGTAGCGAGTCCCAGTTCAGCAATCTTGCGTCTACGCTTTCCATATTAACTAAGTCTAAACTATGAACATTTCCAGCAACTCCGTCCTTAATTGCCAAAAGTTCTTGATTCCACCCACCAACCaaatcatttttttcctttttgtgggCACACCAACCTGCCGATCCAACGAGGCAGTAACAGTATTTAGCTATGTTCTCTGTCTAGGCACTTGCACTTTCTACTACAGTCTCGGTTAATTGCTTGTGCTGAGAACCCTCGTCCATTATCTAACTCAACAATCAGTCAATCACTGTGTCTTGGCCATGTTTTTTCAGACCCGATCTCGCTGGTCAGGGACCACCGGCTCAAGGAGATGCTGACGTCAGAGGGCATCGTCGTGCAGTCTTTCAACGCAGACCTGTTGTATGATCCATGGGAGGTCAACGATGATGACGGCCAACCGTTCAACATGTTCATGCCGTTCTGGAATAGGTGCCTCAGCATGCCGTATGATCCCCCCGCGCCACTGCTGCCCCCTAAGAGAATCAATTCAGGTGCTTGCCCAACTGAAACATTATAAGTACTATACTAATAGCAGCTCAGGAAAGTGTTTCCAGTCACTTCTTGGGTTCATGAATCATGATAGAGTACTATATTTTTATAGCCATGATAAGTAGACAAAGTGATAgacttattctgcagaataaaagGTTTCAACCTTCTGTGTTTAAAGCATAATGTTTTTATAACAAGCACTGCACCACAAGTTGAGGCTGGAATGTATTCTTCAGTTGATTCACTGGCAAAAAATATATTCAACAGGTGACCTATCGATGTGCCCGTCAGACGATCTGATCTTCGAGGATGAGTCAGAGAGGGGAAGCAATGCCCTTCTGGCACGAGCATGGTCACCAGGCTGGCAGAACGCGGATAAGGCGCTATCTGCCTTCCTGAACGGCCCTTTGATTGACTACTCGGTGAACCGCAAGAAGGCGGACAGCGCAAACACCTCCCTCCTTTCACCTTACCTGCATTTTGGTGAGCTGAGTGTGCGCAAGGTTTTCCACCTTGTTCGAATGAAGCAACTCGTGTGGAGCAATGAGGGCAACCACGCAGCTGAGGAGAGCTGCACCCTGTTCCTCCGATCCGTCGGTCTCCGGGAGTACTCCCGGTATCTTTGCTTCAACCATCCATGCAGCCATGAGAAGCCCCTCCTTGCACACCTCAGATTCTTCCCTTGGGTTGTCGACGAAAGCACCTTCAAGTTttggcgccagggaaggactggtTACCCTCTTGTTGATGCTGGCATGAGGGAGTTGTGGGCGACTGGGTGGCTGCATGATCGGATACGTGTGGTGGTTTCAAGTTTTTTCGTCAAGGTCCTTCAACTACCATGGCGATGGGGGATGAaatatttttgggacactttacTGGATGCTGATCTTGAGAGTGATGCACTTGGTTGGCAGTACATCTCTGGCTCTCTCCCTGATAGCCGGGAGCTCGACCACATTGACAACCCTCAGGTACGTGCAAGTACTAATTCTATATAAAACGAGACAACTTGGCAATGACGAATAGTACTGAATACTGATGCTTCTCATGTGAATCTTTATGAATTATATCAGCTCGAAGGCTACAAGTTTGATCCACATGGGGAATATGTCCGACGGTGGCTTCCTGAACTTGCAAGGCTGCCAACAGAATGGATACACCACCCATGGGATGCACCTGCGTCTGTGCTGCAAGCTGCAGGAGTTGAGTTAGGCTCCAACTATCCTCTCCCCATAGTTGAGCTAGATACAGCCCAAGTCAGGCTGCAAGAAGCTCTGTCAGAAATGTGGCAGCTTGAGGCAGCATCCAGGGCCGCAATGGACACTGGAATGGAGGAAGGCCTGGGCGACTCCTCGGAGGTGCCACCAATCGAATTTCCTCAAGATTTGCAGATGGAAGTCCATTGGGAACCAGCGCGGGTAGCGCCCAATGTGCTCACAACTGCACAGAGACGCCAGGATCAGATGGTGCCTACCATGACAACTTCACTCAACAGGGTTGAAACAGAAATTTCTGCTGATTTGGGGAATAGCGTGGATAGTAGAGCAGAGGTGCCATTCCGCATGCATTTTGAGCCACGGACTGAGAGGGAGGAAATTATTCAAAGCACGGGCAATGCAGTTGGAACTAATGGCATTCACCATCACAATAACTTTCAGCAACCTCAGC
This window encodes:
- the LOC123426879 gene encoding cryptochrome-1-like, with amino-acid sequence MSVSSSSMCGGDAGMKCVVWFRRDLRVEDNPALAAAARTAGEVVPAYVWSPEEDGPYFPGRVSRWWLSQSLKHLEASLHRLGAGKLVTRRSADSVAALLQLVRDTGATHLFFNHLYDPISLVRDHRLKEMLTSEGIVVQSFNADLLYDPWEVNDDDGQPFNMFMPFWNRCLSMPYDPPAPLLPPKRINSGDLSMCPSDDLIFEDESERGSNALLARAWSPGWQNADKALSAFLNGPLIDYSVNRKKADSANTSLLSPYLHFGELSVRKVFHLVRMKQLVWSNEGNHAAEESCTLFLRSVGLREYSRYLCFNHPCSHEKPLLAHLRFFPWVVDESTFKFWRQGRTGYPLVDAGMRELWATGWLHDRIRVVVSSFFVKVLQLPWRWGMKYFWDTLLDADLESDALGWQYISGSLPDSRELDHIDNPQLEGYKFDPHGEYVRRWLPELARLPTEWIHHPWDAPASVLQAAGVELGSNYPLPIVELDTAQVRLQEALSEMWQLEAASRAAMDTGMEEGLGDSSEVPPIEFPQDLQMEVHWEPARVAPNVLTTAQRRQDQMVPTMTTSLNRVETEISADLGNSVDSRAEVPFRMHFEPRTEREEIIQSTGNAVGTNGIHHHNNFQQPQHRMRNIFAPSVSEASSSWTGRDGGVVPVWSPPAASGHSETYGADEADVSSRSYLDRHPQSHRIMNWHQLSQSLTTGRDVENSVQPNYIG